Proteins co-encoded in one Candidatus Glassbacteria bacterium genomic window:
- the mreD gene encoding rod shape-determining protein MreD: protein MSNFRFILFLFTLFFVHLLFYQYISVGEIFPDLFLVMVVYAGLIWGPEGGSLIGFFCGIAQDSFSFTYFGLHALAKVIAGFVIGKVRHSFFSNKPLVQAAIILVAKMAHDAIFYGIYFARTSESFWRQIVFVSAPSAVYTAVLGVVLFMLFRVRHNRMNW from the coding sequence ATGTCCAATTTTCGATTCATCCTGTTTCTGTTCACCCTTTTTTTTGTTCATCTTCTTTTTTATCAATATATTTCAGTAGGTGAGATTTTCCCGGATCTGTTTCTGGTGATGGTGGTTTACGCCGGACTGATATGGGGTCCGGAGGGCGGGTCCCTGATTGGTTTTTTCTGTGGAATCGCCCAGGACAGTTTCAGTTTCACCTACTTCGGCCTTCACGCCCTGGCCAAAGTGATCGCTGGGTTCGTGATCGGCAAGGTGCGCCACAGTTTTTTCAGTAACAAGCCCCTGGTTCAGGCCGCTATTATCCTGGTGGCCAAGATGGCCCACGATGCGATTTTTTACGGGATCTATTTCGCCAGGACCAGTGAGAGCTTCTGGCGCCAGATCGTGTTCGTATCGGCTCCCTCGGCTGTCTATACAGCCGTGTTGGGCGTAGTTCTTTTCATGTTGTTCCGGGTCCGTCACAATCGCATGAATTGGTGA
- the rodA gene encoding rod shape-determining protein RodA, giving the protein MWIKRYDWVLMSLVLILTCYGILMIYSADQIQTVRTSGVLHHRRQLFWLAISLAGMVGISAFSTRLIEMITYLAYGLIVLALGALLLTGQGVERWMAIPGTGINLQPAELAKLTTILALASYLAARKKNIDSLKDLIVPVLIVALPGSLILLQPDLGTSIVFFFLFFGMLYWAGLPLTYLFLIVSPIISFLLALFTLLGEMRFSLWGVFFIFLCVLIFYRRIYLLDAVVFTLANLLTGILTSTLWNSLKPYQQNRILVFFQPELDPQGGGWQIIQSKVAIGSGGLLGKGYLEGTQKNLAFLPAQHTDFIFPLVGEEFGFVGVAVALLLFFLLLHHILELARVAGSGFSSLAAIGIASFLFGHIIINVGMTVGLMPITGLPLPLFSYGGSFLLTCYLAIGILHRIHMERSSF; this is encoded by the coding sequence ATGTGGATCAAAAGATACGACTGGGTTTTGATGAGCTTGGTCCTGATTCTGACGTGCTATGGTATCCTGATGATTTACAGCGCGGACCAGATCCAGACTGTCCGCACCAGCGGAGTGCTGCACCACCGCCGCCAGCTTTTCTGGCTGGCGATCTCGCTGGCTGGGATGGTGGGGATCAGCGCTTTCAGTACCAGGCTGATCGAGATGATCACCTATCTCGCCTACGGGTTGATCGTGCTGGCCCTGGGCGCTCTGCTGCTCACCGGCCAGGGAGTCGAGCGTTGGATGGCTATTCCCGGCACCGGAATCAACCTTCAGCCAGCCGAACTCGCCAAGCTGACCACGATTCTGGCCCTGGCAAGCTACCTGGCCGCCCGTAAGAAAAATATCGATTCGCTCAAGGACCTGATTGTCCCCGTGCTGATTGTGGCCCTGCCGGGCAGCCTGATCCTGCTCCAGCCGGACTTGGGCACCTCGATAGTTTTCTTTTTCCTGTTCTTCGGCATGCTCTACTGGGCCGGCCTGCCGCTGACCTACCTCTTCCTGATTGTCAGTCCGATAATCAGTTTTCTGCTGGCCCTGTTCACTCTGCTGGGGGAAATGCGGTTTTCCCTCTGGGGCGTGTTCTTCATCTTTCTCTGCGTGCTGATCTTTTACAGGCGGATTTACCTGTTGGACGCTGTCGTGTTCACCCTGGCGAACCTGCTGACCGGAATACTGACCTCTACATTGTGGAATTCGCTCAAGCCTTACCAGCAGAACCGGATTCTCGTCTTCTTCCAGCCGGAACTGGACCCGCAGGGCGGCGGCTGGCAGATTATCCAGAGTAAGGTCGCAATCGGCTCGGGAGGACTGCTCGGCAAGGGCTACCTGGAGGGAACGCAGAAGAACCTGGCTTTTCTGCCGGCCCAGCATACAGATTTCATCTTCCCGCTGGTCGGCGAGGAGTTCGGCTTTGTGGGAGTGGCGGTGGCCCTGCTGTTGTTTTTTCTGCTGCTGCACCATATTCTTGAACTGGCGAGAGTGGCCGGCAGCGGATTTTCCAGCCTCGCCGCAATCGGGATCGCCAGCTTCCTGTTCGGCCACATAATCATCAATGTCGGCATGACTGTGGGGCTGATGCCGATTACCGGGCTGCCCCTGCCGCTGTTCAGCTACGGCGGCTCGTTCCTGCTGACCTGCTATCTGGCGATAGGCATCCTGCACAGAATTCACATGGAGCGGAGCAGCTTTTGA
- a CDS encoding glycosyltransferase family 2 protein encodes MEPPVDISVVIPVYNEVESVGPLYEKLACVLDKLGRSFEILFIDDGSTDGSGRKLAALHQRDKRVGVITFRRNFGKSAALDAGFGASRGELVFTMDADLQDDPDEMPAMIARLEEGYDLVSGWKHDRQDSLSKTLPSKLFNLVTSVASGLRLHDFNCGFKLYRGIVARGLKVYGELHRYLPALAHWQGYRVTEMKVRHHKRKFGRSKFGAGRLVKGYLDLITVVFLNRYTRSPLHFFGALGSLLCAGGFAIGLYFVGYWIAHHNIGGRVPLLLFAIFLMLTGFQLISTGLLGEMLTSSLYYEREPAYLVRHALPPEDPRSSPDSNR; translated from the coding sequence ATCGAGCCGCCGGTGGATATCTCGGTCGTGATACCTGTTTACAACGAAGTTGAGAGCGTGGGGCCGCTCTACGAAAAACTGGCCTGTGTGCTGGATAAGCTCGGCCGCAGTTTCGAGATCCTCTTTATCGACGACGGCAGCACTGACGGCAGCGGCCGGAAGCTGGCGGCCCTCCATCAACGCGACAAGCGCGTGGGCGTGATCACCTTCCGCCGTAATTTCGGCAAGAGTGCGGCCCTGGACGCCGGTTTCGGCGCCAGCCGGGGTGAACTGGTGTTCACGATGGACGCCGATCTGCAGGACGACCCCGACGAGATGCCGGCGATGATCGCCAGGCTGGAGGAAGGCTACGATCTGGTTTCCGGGTGGAAACACGACCGCCAGGACTCGCTTTCCAAAACCCTGCCGTCGAAACTGTTCAACCTGGTCACCTCGGTTGCCAGCGGGCTGCGCCTTCACGATTTCAACTGCGGGTTCAAGCTCTATCGCGGAATAGTGGCCCGCGGCCTTAAAGTCTACGGCGAACTTCACCGCTACCTCCCCGCCCTGGCCCACTGGCAGGGCTACCGGGTAACCGAAATGAAAGTCCGCCATCACAAACGCAAGTTCGGGCGCAGCAAGTTCGGCGCGGGCAGGCTGGTCAAGGGCTATCTCGACCTGATTACGGTCGTGTTTCTCAATCGCTACACCCGCAGTCCCCTGCACTTTTTCGGCGCCCTGGGCAGTCTGCTCTGCGCGGGCGGATTCGCGATCGGTCTGTATTTTGTCGGCTACTGGATCGCGCACCATAATATCGGCGGACGAGTCCCCCTGCTGCTGTTCGCCATCTTCCTGATGCTCACCGGATTCCAGCTGATTTCAACGGGTCTGCTGGGCGAGATGCTGACCAGCAGCCTGTACTACGAGCGCGAGCCGGCCTACCTGGTCCGTCACGCACTACCTCCCGAAGATCCCCGGTCATCGCCGGATTCGAACCGCTAG
- a CDS encoding T9SS type A sorting domain-containing protein, translating to MSGRTVKYAVAAVLALLLAGGGFQLEAADKVKDDSGYGVRLGSSSIELVFPDGSVLSAPLDFDGKSIDKITATGGLAQELLDEAYSQLGMNKSAYLPKAFSLAQNYPNPFNPSTTIGYAIPEENRLMGVKLNVFNLRGQLIRTLVDQEQGPGTYNVNWDGTDERGRQIGSGVYFYRLVAGDFVSTRKMVVLK from the coding sequence ATGAGCGGCAGAACAGTTAAATACGCGGTGGCCGCGGTGCTGGCTCTGTTACTGGCCGGCGGCGGATTCCAACTGGAGGCTGCCGATAAGGTGAAGGATGACTCAGGCTACGGCGTCCGCCTCGGCTCCTCCAGTATCGAGTTGGTGTTCCCCGATGGCTCGGTGCTCAGCGCACCGCTGGATTTCGATGGCAAGAGTATCGACAAGATAACTGCTACCGGAGGACTTGCGCAGGAACTTCTCGATGAAGCCTACAGCCAGTTGGGGATGAACAAATCTGCCTACCTGCCGAAAGCTTTTTCCCTGGCGCAGAATTATCCCAACCCGTTCAATCCCTCGACCACGATCGGTTACGCGATCCCCGAGGAGAACCGGCTGATGGGAGTCAAGCTGAACGTGTTCAACCTCCGCGGCCAGCTTATCAGGACGCTGGTCGATCAGGAGCAGGGGCCGGGCACGTACAATGTCAACTGGGACGGCACCGATGAGCGCGGCAGGCAGATCGGCAGCGGTGTGTATTTCTATCGCCTGGTGGCCGGGGATTTCGTGTCGACCCGCAAGATGGTCGTGCTGAAGTAA
- the amrA gene encoding AmmeMemoRadiSam system protein A, with amino-acid sequence MQLSAEDKRFLLDVARTTMVSAVRDEEIPPFEPVSEVTGEYRGAFVTIMKRGQLRGCIGLIEGLKPLVETVREMAVAASLRDPRFNPVEPDELDELEIEISAMSPVRKVEDTAAIQVGRDGLIIRRGGMQGLLLPQVATQYGWDRETFLSQACRKAGLPPDAWKMDGTEISCFSAEVFGEKKGF; translated from the coding sequence ATGCAGCTATCCGCAGAGGATAAGAGATTCCTGCTCGATGTTGCCCGCACAACGATGGTCAGCGCGGTCAGAGATGAAGAGATTCCGCCGTTCGAGCCGGTCAGCGAAGTGACCGGCGAATACCGCGGCGCGTTCGTAACTATCATGAAGAGGGGGCAGTTAAGGGGCTGTATCGGGCTGATCGAGGGGCTGAAACCGCTGGTGGAGACAGTCCGCGAGATGGCGGTGGCAGCGTCGCTGCGGGACCCCAGGTTCAATCCGGTTGAACCGGATGAACTCGACGAGCTTGAGATCGAGATCAGCGCGATGAGCCCGGTCCGGAAAGTGGAGGATACGGCGGCGATCCAGGTGGGCCGCGACGGACTGATTATCAGGCGGGGGGGGATGCAGGGACTTCTGTTGCCTCAGGTCGCCACGCAGTATGGCTGGGACCGCGAGACATTTCTGAGTCAAGCCTGCCGCAAGGCCGGCCTTCCCCCGGACGCCTGGAAAATGGACGGGACCGAGATCAGTTGCTTCAGCGCGGAAGTTTTCGGTGAAAAGAAAGGGTTCTAG
- the amrB gene encoding AmmeMemoRadiSam system protein B, which yields MADTEQTIRKPAVAGTFYPADRERLRSEIKNYLEKVEQDRTGEDIAALVAPHAGYMYSGPVAAVAYRQVQGKDYDTVVVISPSHREYFEFSSVFSGSAYETPLGRVEIDTGLSRELAESSGGTVRISGSGHLHSSEHALEVHLPFLQEVLGRFKLVAIVMGRQDLEACRDLGDSLARALRGGKSLIVASSDLSHFHNQKAAEGLDSRVVEKINLFDPEGLLADVAGHNCEACGAGSVAAAMFAARKLGATKAENLHYATSGEISGDFNQVVGYTASIFYR from the coding sequence ATGGCCGACACCGAGCAAACGATCCGTAAGCCCGCAGTCGCAGGCACATTCTATCCCGCGGACAGAGAGCGCCTTCGCAGCGAAATCAAGAATTATCTCGAGAAAGTAGAGCAGGACCGCACCGGCGAGGACATAGCGGCGCTGGTTGCACCGCATGCCGGGTACATGTATTCCGGCCCGGTCGCCGCCGTCGCTTACCGTCAGGTGCAGGGGAAGGATTACGACACCGTGGTTGTGATCTCGCCCTCGCACCGGGAATATTTCGAGTTCAGCAGCGTGTTTTCCGGTTCGGCCTACGAAACCCCGCTCGGGCGGGTGGAAATCGACACCGGGCTGTCCCGCGAGCTAGCGGAGAGTTCCGGGGGAACCGTGCGAATCAGCGGCAGTGGCCACCTTCACAGCTCCGAGCATGCGCTCGAGGTGCATCTGCCGTTCCTCCAGGAAGTGCTCGGCCGATTCAAACTGGTTGCAATTGTCATGGGCCGTCAGGATCTCGAGGCGTGCCGTGATCTTGGCGATTCCCTGGCCCGGGCCCTGCGGGGCGGCAAGTCCCTGATTGTGGCCAGCAGCGATCTCTCGCATTTTCACAACCAGAAAGCCGCGGAGGGCCTGGACAGCCGCGTCGTGGAGAAAATCAACCTGTTCGACCCGGAGGGCCTGCTGGCCGATGTGGCCGGGCACAACTGCGAAGCTTGCGGAGCGGGATCGGTGGCGGCTGCGATGTTCGCGGCCAGGAAACTTGGAGCCACCAAAGCAGAGAACCTCCACTATGCGACAAGCGGCGAGATTTCAGGCGATTTCAACCAGGTGGTAGGTTACACCGCAAGTATTTTCTATCGCTGA
- a CDS encoding aspartate/glutamate racemase family protein yields the protein MIIPFTVSRPVIGIVGGVGPFAGLDLNRKIFDNTLTDGTDQDHLEVILYSTGSLVTDRTDWLLYGMSESPAMGLYEALRALSEAGATVAAIACNTAHSIRIMQPLRMMLEQGEVEIELLDMITETGRFIREQFATKHGEPVRVGLLATRGTLETGVYDRLEFESPGGIKVVRPDHNVAAAVHGAIYNRQWGIKARSLPVTGQARGECLRAAEHLTGKELQGMILGCTELPLALAESEISGVRLIDPGQIMARALIAHVAPDKLKPLGEL from the coding sequence ATGATAATTCCCTTCACAGTTTCCCGGCCCGTTATCGGGATTGTCGGCGGAGTGGGGCCTTTCGCCGGTCTGGACCTCAACCGCAAGATATTCGACAACACCCTGACCGATGGTACGGACCAGGACCATCTGGAGGTAATCCTCTATTCCACCGGCTCGCTGGTCACGGACCGCACGGACTGGCTGTTGTACGGCATGAGCGAAAGCCCGGCGATGGGCCTGTACGAGGCCCTGCGGGCGCTGAGTGAGGCCGGGGCCACTGTGGCGGCAATTGCGTGCAACACCGCCCACAGCATCAGAATCATGCAGCCCCTGCGGATGATGCTGGAACAGGGTGAAGTGGAGATCGAGTTGCTGGACATGATCACGGAGACCGGCCGGTTCATCCGCGAGCAGTTCGCCACCAAGCACGGCGAGCCGGTCAGGGTCGGCTTGCTCGCCACCCGCGGAACGCTGGAGACAGGGGTCTACGACCGGCTGGAATTCGAGAGCCCCGGCGGGATCAAGGTGGTCCGTCCCGACCACAACGTAGCGGCTGCTGTCCACGGGGCCATCTACAACCGCCAGTGGGGAATCAAGGCCCGTTCACTGCCGGTAACCGGGCAGGCGCGCGGTGAGTGCCTGCGGGCTGCGGAACACTTGACCGGTAAGGAGTTACAGGGAATGATTCTGGGTTGCACGGAACTTCCGCTGGCCCTGGCCGAGAGCGAGATTTCGGGGGTCAGGTTGATCGATCCAGGCCAAATCATGGCCCGAGCGCTGATTGCCCATGTGGCTCCGGACAAGCTGAAACCCCTTGGTGAGTTGTAG
- a CDS encoding TGS domain-containing protein → MPANLTPQYLTAEQAYKEAETVEDRIRCLEEMLRIIPRHKGTDHLQGDLRRRLSKLREQEKKAAAAGARKGHSYKVGKEGAGQVALAGTPNSGKSRLVQALTNAHPEVAAYPFTTRVPQAAMMPCKDASVQLVDMPPVSAEHEEHWVVDLFKAADMVLVVLDVTTDPLDQLEYVTSHFEERKLLRGRQSEIADEDRVPGAVYRPVLLACNKVDTPRDDELFELFRQMAETDITALPVSADSGRGLDELRQVIWDTLRVIRVYSKTPGSKAELREPYVLAAGSTVTDFAETVHRELAEQYKYARIWSENKYDGQMVNRDEPLADGDILELHT, encoded by the coding sequence TTGCCTGCAAACCTGACACCGCAATACCTTACCGCCGAGCAGGCGTACAAGGAAGCGGAAACCGTCGAGGACCGGATCCGCTGCCTCGAGGAAATGCTGCGGATTATTCCCAGGCACAAGGGGACGGACCATCTCCAGGGCGACCTGCGCCGGAGGTTGTCCAAACTCAGGGAGCAGGAAAAGAAAGCGGCGGCAGCCGGGGCAAGGAAGGGGCACTCATACAAGGTGGGCAAGGAGGGCGCGGGACAGGTGGCTCTGGCGGGCACGCCGAACTCGGGCAAGTCCCGGCTTGTCCAGGCCCTGACCAACGCCCACCCGGAAGTCGCCGCCTATCCGTTCACCACCAGGGTGCCGCAGGCGGCGATGATGCCCTGCAAGGACGCCAGTGTCCAACTGGTTGACATGCCCCCGGTCTCCGCCGAGCACGAGGAGCACTGGGTCGTGGATTTGTTCAAGGCGGCGGATATGGTGCTGGTTGTGCTCGATGTCACCACCGACCCGCTGGACCAGTTGGAATATGTCACCAGCCATTTTGAGGAGCGTAAACTGCTGCGTGGCCGTCAGTCCGAGATTGCCGACGAAGACCGCGTTCCCGGCGCGGTCTACCGTCCTGTGCTGCTGGCCTGCAACAAGGTGGACACGCCGCGGGACGATGAATTGTTCGAGCTGTTCCGCCAGATGGCGGAGACCGATATTACCGCGCTGCCTGTGTCCGCCGATTCGGGCCGGGGGCTGGATGAGCTCCGTCAGGTGATCTGGGACACCCTGCGCGTAATCCGGGTATACTCCAAGACTCCGGGCAGCAAAGCCGAACTGCGGGAACCGTATGTGCTGGCTGCCGGCAGCACTGTAACTGATTTTGCCGAGACAGTGCACCGCGAGCTTGCCGAGCAGTATAAGTACGCACGTATCTGGAGCGAGAACAAGTACGACGGTCAGATGGTCAACCGGGACGAGCCGCTGGCTGATGGCGATATCCTTGAGCTTCACACCTGA
- a CDS encoding PHP domain-containing protein encodes MAEFINECDLHVHTTASDGGWSPEEVVRLAAGRGVRTIAITDHDSTASNARAEAAGAQFGVEVIPGVELTTSEGNHILGYFIASGAGELADYLTALRNRSLTYMRGVVEEMHRTRGLQVTADELEQCTGGGIPNMSHLLDLLCRRGQLPDSRFDSPEAVEFFGDSDYLVNYFRTFARTKPFADTPGAIRMIRRAGGAAVWAHPAYSRRIDIEYIDSLREIGLTGLEVDTPKHDQPTRARLLEICKERGLVPTGGTDYHGRYFESIERGRGIGNCGTEPENVERLREAAETLRRTG; translated from the coding sequence ATGGCGGAGTTCATAAATGAGTGCGACCTGCATGTCCATACCACGGCCAGCGACGGGGGCTGGAGTCCCGAGGAAGTCGTCCGGCTGGCGGCCGGGCGCGGCGTGCGGACGATCGCGATCACCGACCACGACAGCACGGCGAGCAATGCACGGGCCGAGGCCGCGGGCGCTCAGTTCGGCGTGGAGGTGATTCCCGGCGTGGAACTGACCACCAGCGAGGGCAACCACATTCTGGGCTATTTTATCGCCTCCGGCGCGGGCGAACTGGCGGATTATCTGACCGCCTTGCGCAACCGCTCGCTGACCTACATGCGCGGCGTGGTGGAAGAGATGCACCGTACGCGCGGGCTGCAGGTAACTGCGGATGAGCTGGAACAGTGCACCGGCGGGGGCATCCCCAACATGAGCCACCTGCTCGACCTGCTCTGCCGGCGTGGCCAGTTGCCGGATTCCAGGTTCGACAGCCCGGAAGCGGTCGAGTTTTTCGGGGACAGTGATTATCTTGTCAATTACTTCCGCACCTTCGCCCGCACCAAACCGTTTGCCGATACGCCGGGAGCGATCCGGATGATCCGCCGGGCGGGAGGAGCCGCGGTCTGGGCGCACCCGGCCTACAGCCGGCGGATCGATATTGAATATATTGATTCGCTGCGGGAAATCGGCCTGACCGGGCTGGAGGTGGATACGCCCAAGCACGACCAGCCCACGCGCGCGAGGTTACTGGAAATCTGCAAGGAGCGCGGCCTGGTGCCAACCGGCGGGACCGACTACCACGGCCGCTATTTTGAGTCGATCGAGCGCGGGCGCGGAATCGGCAATTGCGGCACCGAGCCGGAGAATGTCGAGCGGCTGCGGGAAGCCGCGGAAACGCTCAGACGCACGGGATAA
- a CDS encoding methylenetetrahydrofolate reductase — MSKVENRFRDKLAGADEFVISVELVPTRGLMRKGFEELIAFTEAALDYGKIDALSLTDNPGGNPRLAPDVLGLDILFRGMSPLVHMTCKDHNRNGLESRAFQLHRMGIENVLALTGDYPVDGYRGVAKPSFDLDSVSLVRMLSDMNRGLQAPSPRPGKFMTLEPTDFFIGASVSPFKQERAELLGQYFKLEKKIKNGADFIITQLGYDMRKFDELLRYLRAQQIEVPVLGNVYVLHRFVSKIMNQNQVPGCVVTDRLLDWVNRQAASPDKGKAAFIEFAARQVAIMKGLGFRGAHIGGFGLSFADKKSIIDSAEEIGDDWRSFVKDILYSQDEEFFFFERDEETRLNTGQPAEPGRKKSPGPRVEFELMKFVHNRFFEPGTAGYKLAKGVCSCIDRNETAASAFTSVEKAVKYVLNNCQGCGDCSLAEMAFLCPESGCAKGLRNGPCGGSFQGICELDDRKCFWMRVVKRWDKEGKLDKIRDPEPVFRNAALQDSSSWLNYFMGRDHAKLGQEKKEEEKQD, encoded by the coding sequence ATGAGCAAAGTGGAAAACAGGTTCAGGGACAAGCTGGCGGGCGCCGATGAGTTCGTTATTTCGGTCGAGCTGGTGCCAACCCGGGGCTTGATGCGCAAGGGTTTCGAGGAGCTGATCGCGTTTACCGAGGCCGCGCTGGACTATGGCAAAATCGACGCGCTCAGCCTGACCGACAACCCCGGCGGCAACCCGCGGCTAGCACCCGACGTCCTCGGGCTGGATATCCTCTTTCGGGGAATGAGTCCGCTGGTGCACATGACCTGCAAGGACCATAACCGTAACGGTCTCGAAAGCCGCGCGTTCCAGCTTCACAGGATGGGGATCGAGAACGTGCTGGCCCTCACCGGCGACTACCCCGTGGACGGCTACCGGGGGGTGGCGAAACCCTCGTTCGATCTGGACAGTGTGAGCCTGGTGCGGATGCTCTCAGACATGAACCGCGGCCTGCAGGCCCCCTCTCCGCGTCCCGGCAAGTTCATGACCCTCGAACCGACAGACTTCTTTATCGGCGCCAGTGTCAGCCCGTTCAAGCAGGAGCGCGCCGAGTTACTCGGCCAGTATTTCAAGCTCGAAAAAAAAATCAAGAACGGCGCGGATTTCATTATCACCCAGCTCGGTTACGACATGCGCAAGTTCGACGAGCTGCTGCGCTACCTGCGCGCCCAGCAGATCGAGGTGCCCGTGCTGGGCAACGTCTACGTCCTGCACCGTTTTGTCTCAAAGATCATGAACCAGAACCAGGTCCCGGGCTGCGTGGTGACAGACCGGCTGCTGGACTGGGTCAACAGGCAGGCCGCCTCGCCCGACAAGGGCAAAGCCGCGTTTATCGAGTTCGCGGCCAGGCAGGTGGCGATCATGAAAGGTCTCGGCTTCCGCGGAGCGCATATCGGCGGGTTCGGGCTGAGTTTCGCCGATAAGAAGAGTATTATCGACAGCGCCGAGGAGATCGGGGACGACTGGCGAAGTTTCGTCAAGGATATCCTCTACTCCCAGGACGAGGAGTTTTTCTTTTTCGAGCGGGACGAGGAGACCAGGCTGAACACCGGCCAGCCGGCCGAACCCGGCAGGAAAAAGTCGCCCGGGCCGAGGGTCGAGTTCGAGCTGATGAAGTTTGTCCACAACCGGTTTTTCGAGCCGGGCACCGCGGGATATAAGCTGGCCAAGGGGGTCTGCAGTTGTATCGACCGCAACGAGACAGCCGCCTCGGCATTCACCAGCGTCGAGAAAGCGGTGAAGTACGTGCTGAACAACTGCCAGGGCTGCGGCGACTGCTCGCTGGCGGAGATGGCTTTTCTCTGCCCGGAATCCGGCTGCGCCAAGGGTCTGCGTAACGGCCCCTGCGGGGGAAGCTTTCAGGGAATCTGCGAGCTGGATGACAGGAAATGCTTCTGGATGCGAGTGGTCAAGCGCTGGGACAAGGAGGGCAAGCTGGACAAGATCCGCGACCCTGAGCCGGTGTTCCGCAACGCAGCGCTGCAGGACAGCTCGAGCTGGCTGAACTACTTCATGGGCCGGGATCACGCGAAACTGGGGCAGGAAAAGAAGGAAGAGGAAAAGCAGGATTGA
- a CDS encoding DUF2924 domain-containing protein, with amino-acid sequence MLENYKIDVDFEVYKELFSRRKGEAVSFNDVIRELLGFSVNEKKQSAHIDASGKSWVRDGVELPHGTELRRTYKKTDYYAVIENGAISFMGKLHDSPSGAAMEVTEGPVNGWLFWDCKFPGKVEWINLDKLRREKKGD; translated from the coding sequence ATGCTTGAGAATTATAAGATTGACGTGGACTTTGAGGTGTACAAAGAGCTTTTCAGCAGAAGAAAAGGAGAGGCTGTTTCGTTCAATGATGTTATCAGAGAGCTTCTTGGCTTTTCTGTAAATGAAAAAAAACAATCTGCGCATATTGATGCAAGTGGTAAGTCTTGGGTAAGAGACGGTGTTGAACTACCTCATGGTACGGAATTAAGGAGGACTTACAAGAAAACTGACTATTATGCTGTTATAGAAAACGGAGCAATATCTTTTATGGGAAAACTGCATGACTCTCCTTCAGGTGCAGCCATGGAAGTAACTGAAGGACCGGTAAACGGATGGTTGTTCTGGGATTGCAAATTTCCAGGGAAAGTTGAATGGATAAATCTGGACAAACTACGCAGAGAGAAAAAAGGTGACTAA
- a CDS encoding folate/biopterin family MFS transporter has translation MLRLYILFAAIYLIEGITEVPFILNVYLRNVLEFEPSRIGNILFLGGIWFVVVKPVVGLLADGWRRFNTRLALVIGLACSAGGWAIIANANSPQAMLIGISLKIMAIAVLDVLIDGMIVATSTARNRSFIQSLVYGCRFGGAMLTAEVAGGMIGDGAAAFVQIYYFYSLLALAALLPVLLFRREEVESRQSLESKGGLDVTQQDDVPLGQRLRQLVNPAFGWLLALYVLYNFGPDTSTFFDPILEERFSSQFLGRINVIYYLGTLAGILLFPLLRLRVGVKTMFFVSLIGWSLVEISCLWISEANGALIYCSAGLFNAFSELALLTVAAAMCKIRGIQTFAFASALSVGNLIFETGKPLGGCLLEAVGIEWLFVISALCGFLPFLVLHRIDFRKV, from the coding sequence TTGCTGCGCCTCTATATCCTGTTCGCCGCCATCTACCTGATCGAGGGGATCACCGAGGTTCCCTTCATTCTCAACGTCTACCTGCGCAACGTCCTCGAGTTCGAACCCTCCCGGATCGGCAACATCTTGTTCCTGGGCGGGATCTGGTTCGTGGTGGTCAAGCCGGTCGTGGGCCTGCTTGCCGACGGTTGGCGCCGGTTCAACACCCGGCTGGCGCTGGTTATCGGCCTGGCCTGCTCCGCCGGCGGCTGGGCGATTATCGCCAACGCCAACTCTCCCCAGGCGATGTTGATCGGGATCAGCCTGAAAATCATGGCGATCGCCGTGCTGGACGTGCTGATCGACGGGATGATCGTGGCCACCAGCACTGCACGCAACCGCAGTTTTATCCAGAGCCTGGTCTACGGCTGCCGGTTCGGCGGGGCGATGCTGACCGCCGAGGTGGCCGGCGGGATGATCGGCGACGGGGCGGCGGCGTTTGTCCAGATCTATTATTTCTACTCGCTGCTGGCCCTGGCCGCCCTGCTGCCGGTGCTGCTGTTTCGCCGGGAAGAAGTCGAGAGCCGGCAGAGTCTTGAAAGCAAGGGCGGTCTCGACGTCACCCAACAGGACGATGTCCCGCTGGGACAGCGCCTGCGCCAGTTGGTTAATCCCGCTTTCGGTTGGCTGCTGGCGCTTTATGTGCTGTACAATTTCGGCCCGGACACCTCGACATTTTTCGACCCGATCCTGGAAGAACGATTCAGCAGCCAGTTCCTGGGCCGGATCAACGTTATCTACTACCTGGGAACACTTGCCGGGATCCTGCTGTTCCCGCTGCTGAGGCTCAGGGTCGGGGTCAAGACGATGTTTTTCGTTTCGCTGATCGGCTGGTCGCTGGTGGAGATAAGCTGTCTGTGGATATCCGAAGCCAACGGGGCGCTGATTTATTGCAGTGCAGGTCTGTTCAACGCTTTCAGCGAACTGGCCCTGCTGACTGTGGCGGCGGCGATGTGCAAGATCAGGGGGATCCAGACATTCGCCTTCGCGTCCGCTCTTTCGGTCGGGAACCTGATTTTTGAGACCGGCAAGCCCTTGGGAGGCTGCCTGCTCGAGGCGGTGGGGATCGAGTGGCTGTTCGTCATCTCCGCCCTGTGCGGCTTCCTGCCGTTCCTGGTGCTGCACAGGATAGACTTCCGGAAAGTGTGA